A stretch of DNA from Catenulispora acidiphila DSM 44928:
CGGCTCTCGCAGATCCCCGAGGCGACACTTCAAGACCGGTGTGGCACCAGGGCCCCGGGTACGGAAGAGTTACCGCCGTGACCGAATCACCGACCATCCCCGCCTCCTTCGACGCCGCCGCGGGCCTCGAGCAGATCACCGAGGCCACCGCGCACCTGCTGGCGACCGTCGCCGATCTCACCGACGACGACCTGCGCGCGCCCTCCTTGTGCGAGGGCTGGACGCGCGGCCATGTGCTGACGCACATCGCCCGCAACGCCGACGGCCTGTCCAACATGCTCAACACCGCGGCGACCGGTGAGGTCACGCCGATGTACGCATCCGATGCCAAGCGCAACGCCGACGTCGAGGCCGGCTCTTCCCGGCCGGTCGCGGAGCAGGTGGCGGACCTGCGGGAGTCCGCCGGACGCTTCGCCGAGGCCTACGCCGCCGCCCAGGCCGCGGGCCGCTGGGACACCCCGGTGTACCGGACGCCGGGTGCGACACCGTACCCGGCCCACCTGGTGCCCGCCAAACGGCTCGGCGAGGTCCTGATCCACCACGTCGACCTGGACCTGGACTTCACCCCGGCGCACTGGTCGGACGCCTTCACCGACCAGTGGTTCGCCGACACCCTGGCCCGCTTCCAGGACCGGGACGACTTCCCCGCGCTGCGCCTGGACGCCGAGGAGGAGGACCACGTCTACGGCGTGAAGGCGGCGCCGCACGACCGCGGCGTGGTGGTGGTGCGCGGACCCAAGCGCGCGCTGCTGGCCTGGCTGCTCGGCCGCGCCGGCGGCGACGGACTGGTCGCGGTGATCCCGGCCGGCGGCCGCGGACCGCTGCCGAAGCTGCCGGCCTGGGCCTGAGGGACGCCGATGACGTACCACGGCATCGTCCACGCCGGCGGCCCGCCGGCCGTCCACGAACTCGCGCAGCTGATCGTCACCAAGATCGCGGTCGGCCCGCACGCCGCGAACTGCTACCTCCTGCGCGACCGCCTCACCGGCGAGCAGCTCCTCATCGACGCCGCCGACGACGCCCCAGTCCTGATCCAGCTGGTCAACGGCGACCTCGCGGCCGTGATCACCACCCACCCCCACCGCGACCACTGGCGCGCCCTCGCCGAGGTGGCGGCAGCCACCGGCGCGGCGACGATGGCCGGCACCCACGACACCGGCGCCATCGAGGTCCCCACCACAGTGCCCCTGGCCGACGGCGACAAGATCCCCCTCGGCCGCTCCCACCTGACAGCCATGCATCTGGCCGGCGACACCCCCGGCGCTCTGGCCCTGCTGTACGACGATCCCAAGGGGCATCCGCACCTGTTCACCGGCGACTGCCTGACCGGCGCCGAGCCGCACGCGCCGAAGCCGGCCGAGCTGCTGACCGGCGCCCTGGCCGCGCTACCGGACGAGACGTGGGTGTACCCGGCGCGGGGGAACGACTCGACGCTGGGCGCGGAGCGGGGCGGGTTGGGAGTTTAGGGCTGCGGGCTCGGGCTGCCGCTGCTGCCTTGTTGGGAGGTGATGGCGGCGGCCCGGTCTGTTTCGCTTCAGTTACACCTATACATCCCCCAATTCCAATGAATGGACCGGCATGCCCGACTACACCGGCGAAGTCACCCAGGGCGGCCCGCCCGCCGTCCGCGACCTGCCCGCACTGACCATCACCAAGGTCTCGGTGGGCCCGGCGGACAACAACGCCTACCTCCTGCGGAGCAAGAGCACCGGCGCCAGCGTCCTGATCGACGCCGCCAACGAGGCACCCACCCTCCTGGCCCTGATCCCCGACGGCCTCCAGGCGATCATCACCACCCACCGCCACGGCGACCACTGGCAAGCCCTGGCAGCCGTCACCACCGCCACCGGAGCCCCCACCTACGCAGGCCGCGCCGACGCACCAGCCATCCCCGTCCCCACCACCACCCCGGTCGACGACGGCGACACCCTCCACATCGACGACATCGAACTCACCGCCATCCACCTGGTCGGCCACACCCCCGGCAGCATCGCCCTGCTCTACCAGGTCCCCACCGGCACCCCCCACTTGTTCACCGGCGACTGCCTCTTCCCCGGCGGCGTCGGCAACACCTTCGGCGACAGCAAGGCCTTCACCACGCTGTACGACGGCGTCGTGACAAAGATCTTCGACCGCCTCCCCGACGACACCTGGGTCTACCCCGGCCACGGCAAGGACACGACGCTGGGCGCGGAGCGTCCGCAGCTGGCGGAGTGGCGCAAGCGGGGTTGGTAGCCGGCAGCCGCGAACCCCAATCGCGGTATTGACAATCGGTGATGACTCAGATCGTTTCGGTAACGATCTGAGCCGACCGGCCGGTAGCAGCCGGGAGGTCGCCGTACCGTGGCGCTGTCGCACGGGGGATCAAAACATTCCTTGGGGGGAATCATGGATCAACGCGACACGCAATCAGGGCTGCCATTCGGCACGCCGTCCGACGAACCGCCTCAGCCCGCGCCGTCCTACGCACCGCCGTACGCACCACCGCAGCGCGCATCGTTCTACGTTCCGCCGCAGCGGATGGCGGACAAGCCGACCGTCCGGCGCCGCACCGCGATCATCGGCAGCGCCGGAGGCCTGGTCCTCGGCATCGCCATCGGCGCCGCCGGAGGCGGCACCGCGAAGACCGGCGACACCGCGGCCGGTACGCCGCCGGCGGCGAAGACGACCGCGGCACCGATACCGACGGTGGTGTTCTCGACCTCTGGCAACGGCATCAAGAAGACCGCGAGCTTCACCACCGGGCCCGAATGGTTCGTCACGTACACGTTCGACTGCTCCAACGAGTACGGCGGCAAGGGAAACTTCATCCTCGGCGTGGACACCGACTTCGGCGGCGACCTCGCCGACTCACTCGCGGCCGAGGGTGGCGACACCAGCTACGAGCATGGCAACCCAGGCTCGCACTACCTGTCAGTGAACTCGGAATGCGACTGGACGTTGAAGGTGAGCAACGACTGACCGCTCCCGCGAACAACGGCCCGGCCACCCCTCTCCGGGTGGCCGGGCCTCACCTCACATCTTCCAGAAGTACAAGACCGCGTTCTGGTCGTTTCCGCTCCCGTCGCGCTTCACCGCGGCGGCGAGCAGGGTGCCGTCGGGGCTGAACGCGAGGTCCTCGACGAAGCCGCTGTCGGCGGCCAGGCGGGCGACTTGGCGGGGCTGGGCGGCGTCGGTCATGTCCCAGACGGTGGCGGCGCCGGTGCGGGCGTCGCCGACGGCGATGACGGGGAGCTTCGGGTGGAAGGCCAGGGCGCCGGAGGTGGTGGGGAGGTACCAGACCTTGGTGGGGGTCTGGGGTTGGGTGAAGTCCAGGAACTGGAGGTCCTGGCTGTTGGAGTCGGCGCTGACCATGCCGACGGCGAGCATGTGCCAGGGTCCGGTCTCGGCGGCGTAGAGGGCTGAGCCGATCCTCGTCGTCGAGTCGTCGCCGGTGTCGTACCAGGGGGTGGAGGTGACGGGCTGGACGTTGTGCGGGTCCGCGGCGTTCCAGAGCTGGAACTTCGGGGAGCCGCCGCCGGATGTCGTCGTGGCTATGTACTTGTCGGCGTGGGTGAACAGCGCGTACTGCAGCGTCGCGTCGTCGGCGGGGGTCAGGGCGCTGAGTTGGCTGGGGTTGGTCTTCGGGTCGCTGACGTCCAGGACGCAGCTGCCGGTGTTGTTGTCGGCCACGGCGACGACCAGCTTCGTGCCGTCGTGGTTGAAGGCGACGTCGGCGACCTTCTGGCCGTTGACGTTCGGCACGCTCGCCTGCTGCACCGGGTTCTTCGGGTCGTGCACGTCCACCAGCGACAGACCGCCCGCGCCGCCGAGCACCAGCAGGTTGCGCTGGGCGTTGTAGTCCAGGTGCAGCATCGGCTGCAGGTTCCCGTCGGACAGCGGCACCGGGATGCTGGAGGCCTTGTGCGGCCCGGCGGGGTTGGACACGTCCACGATCTGCACGCCGTTGGCGTCGTCGGCGACGACCAGCGCCGCACCGTTCGCGATCCACTGGATCGCGATCGTCGGCTGCCCGGCGACGTCCAGCGAACCCACCGGCGTGCCGGCCGGCTTGATCGTGACCTGCGAGCCGCCGGCCGGTGCCTCGGCGCCGGAGGAGGACGCGGTCGTCGCCGGGGTGCCGGCGGAGGTCTCCGGCGCCGAGGAGGTATCAGAGCTCGACGGTGCCGAGGTGACCGCGGCGGCCGAGCTGCTGGCCGCGACGTCCGCGGCGCTGCTGCTCTTAGCGAGCGGGGTACTCGCGCCGGACTTCTTGCCGCCGCCGCCGACCGCGGCATACGCACCGCCACCGGCCGCCACGACACCGGCCAGGCCGCCGACGCCGAGCAGCAACTTGCGCCGGGATATGCGGGAGCCGGGCTTGTCCGGGCCCTGAGTCGACGACGCCGACCCGCCCCGACCGCCGAACTCCTCGGGGACGACATGGGTCGGGGAATGGGCGCCGACCTCGGTCGGCGGGTGGGTCGGATTCGGCATCGGAATGTGCTGAATCGGGATGGGAGCGGGAGTGGAAGGAGTGACAGGAGCAGGAGCCGGAGTCGGAGTGTGCGGAGTCGCCATCGCCGCCTGCTGAATCCCAGGCACCTCAGTAGGCTGATTCGCCACGGCCGCCGCGTCGACCACCGTCGGCTCCACTGCCGGCACCGTCGCGGCGACAGTGGCAGCAGCAGCCGCACCGACGCCAGAAGCGGCCGTCCCGGCAGCCTTAGGCGCCGGCAGCATCCCCTCCAGCGCCTCGCGCACCACCTGCGCCCCGGCGGGCCGCGCCGCCGGATCCTTCGCCAGCAGCGCCAGCACCAGCCGGTCCAGCTCCGGCGGCAGCCCGGGCCGGTGCCGGCTCGGCGGGTCCGGCGTGCCGTTCAGCTGGAGCTGCACGGTCCCGAGGAACGACTCGGTGACGAACGGCGGCCGGGCCGTGACCAGGAAGTACAGCAGACACCCGAAGGAGTACAGGTCGCTGCGGGCGTCCGCGGGCTTGCCGGCCGCCTGCTCCGGCGACATGTACTCCGCGGTACCCATCACCGTGCCCTCGGCCGTCAGGCCGGCGCGCGTCGCGTTCTCCTCGACCACGCGGGCGATGCCGAAGTCGAGCACCTTCAGCGCGCCGTCGTCGGTCACCATCACGTTGCTCGGCTTGATGTCGCGGTGGACCACGCCGGCCCGGTGCGCCACCTCCAGCGCCGCGCACACCTGCGCGCCCCACGTCAGCACCCTGCGGGAGTTGCGCTCGTCGTTGCGGACGGCGGCCAGCGTGCGGCCCTGGAGCAGCTCCATGACCAGATACGGCACGTCGCGCCCGTTCAGGTCGCCGTGCCCGTAGTCGTGCAGCGTGACGATCAGCGGGCTGGACAGCCCGCCGGCCACACGCGCCTCACGCTCGAACCGCGCCACCGCCTCCTCGCTCATCCGCAGATCGAGCAACAGCTTCACCGCGACGTCGCGCCCGATCCGCTGGTCCCGACACCGCCACACCTCGCCCATACCGCCCGCGCCGAGCCGCTCTTGAAGTAGATAGCGGCCGTCGAGCACCAGCCCCGTCAGATCGCCCTGCATGGCCGGTCATTCTGTCAGGTCACCGGGGGATAGTGGAATCACAGGAGCGTGCCAGTCTGACCGGACCAGAGCGCCGCGCGTCTCCTGGCTGTCTGCCGGCTGCCTCTTGGCTGCCTCCTGGCGCGCCTGCACCGCCCGCGCCCGGGATCGCGCCATCCTGATCTCCGTGGCGCGATTGTGGAAGGTGCCCGGGACCGCGGGGCTGATGGTGCTGCTCACGGCTGTCGCGGGGTGGGTGGACTCGGTCGCCTACGTGCGCTCCGGCTCGGTGTTCGTCGCGAACCAGACCGGCAACGCGGTGTTCCTGGCGGTGCAGGTGGCAGAGCGCTGGGTTCCGGGGGTGCACCCCGCGGGCGTCGTCACCGAGCCCGACACCTACGGGCCCTTCTCCTCGCTGCTCGGCTTCTGCGTCGGCGTCGCGATCGCGGTGCCGCCGCTGCGCCGCTCGCGCCGCGCCGACGACCCCGAAGTCCCCTGGATCCTGCTGGTGATCGAGGCGCTGCTGCTCGCCTCAGTGATCGTGCTCGCCTCCGCGCCGCGTGAACTGCGGCTCGGGGTGGAGGCCGCGGCGATGGGAGTGCAGAGCGCTTACGCCGCCGGGGTCGCGATGCGCGGGGTCTCGACCACCACGCTCACCGGCACGCTCGTGACGCTGATCTCGGCGTTCGCCGAGGAGCCGGGACGCCGCGCGCGCAAAGCCATCGTGCTGCTGACGACGGTCTGGGCCGCTTACACGATCGGCGCCTGGGGCGGCGCGGCAGCCGGGCTGTCCTGGTCGATCGGGACGGTGCACGGTTGCGCCGCCGCGGCCGTGGCGCTCGCGGCGTTCGCCGTGTGGCGGGACCGGCGCACCCGGCAGGACCGGCACGACCGGCGAGAAAGCCGCCGCCGCCCGGCCTGAGCGGACCGGGCGGCGGCAGCGACGACTGACACACCAGCGCTGAAGCGTCTCAGCAGGCGCCGTCGTCCTTCCAGATGTTCCATGCGATGGCCGAGCCCGGCGTCACACCGGTCGACCAGTACGTCGCGGTCCACGAGTGGCCGTTGTACGACACGACGTCGTTCGGCACGTACGAGGTGCTCGCGCTCCACGGCGCGGCCGAACAGCTACCGCCGCCGGTGGTTCCGCCAGTGGTCCCGCCGGTCGTTCCACCGGTGGTCCCGCCCGTCGTGCCACCGGTCGTGCCGCCCGTGGTCCCGCCGGTCCCGCCACCGCTACCGGTGTACGGGACGAACGCGTCCGCGAAGGCCAGCTTGGCGTTGCCCACGCCGCTGCACGTCGAGGAGGCACCGCCGCCGGACCCGCCGGGGCACGGCTGGTCGCGGTCGATCGACCAGTACGCGAGCCGCCCGACGCCGTTGGCGGAGGCGAACTGCTCGACGGTGGCGGCGTTGGCCGCGGTGAACACCGAGCCGTCGTCGTTCACGCCGATCATCGGCGTGATGCCGACGTTGGCGTAGGTGTAGCTGGAGTCCACGGCCTTCATCTGCGCCAGCGTGCTCTGCGCGGCCTTGACCGCCGCCGCGCCCATGTCCTGCTGGCCCTGGTAGTAGTCCATGGTCATCAGGTTGACCACGTCGATCTTCACGCCGTTGTTCTTGGCGGTCTGCAGGATGTTGACGCCGTCCTGCGTCAGACCCGAGGGCAGCACCGGCAGCGTCATCGAGAACTGCAAGCCGGGGTTGGCGGACTTCAGCGCCTTCATCGCGGTGAAGTTCCGCGCGGCCGCGCTCTGGTCGGCCACGGCGGCGCCCTCGACGTCGAAGTCGAGCTGCTTCACCCCGTAGTCGCTGATGATCGCCTGATAGCCGGCCTGGATCGAGGACTGGTTGGTGCAGGTCCAGGCCAGCGCCTCGCCGGCGGCGCCGCCGGAGGAGATGATGACCGAGGCGCCCTCGGACTTGGCGCGGGCGATCTCGGGGTCGGTGAAGGAGTCGTTGCCGACCGGGAGGGTGTCGCCCCACTCCTGGTTGCAGCCGACGCCGATGATGAAGGCCGCGGTGTAAGCCTTCAGGCCGTGGCCGGTGATCGCGGTGTCCAGGACCGGCTCCTGGCCGTTGGACATGTCGACGTACGGGGCGACCGAGAAAACGCTGCTGCCGGCGGCCGCCGCCTGCGGGCTGGCCGAGGCGCTGTG
This window harbors:
- a CDS encoding DUF1275 family protein, yielding MARLWKVPGTAGLMVLLTAVAGWVDSVAYVRSGSVFVANQTGNAVFLAVQVAERWVPGVHPAGVVTEPDTYGPFSSLLGFCVGVAIAVPPLRRSRRADDPEVPWILLVIEALLLASVIVLASAPRELRLGVEAAAMGVQSAYAAGVAMRGVSTTTLTGTLVTLISAFAEEPGRRARKAIVLLTTVWAAYTIGAWGGAAAGLSWSIGTVHGCAAAAVALAAFAVWRDRRTRQDRHDRRESRRRPA
- a CDS encoding serine/threonine-protein kinase → MQGDLTGLVLDGRYLLQERLGAGGMGEVWRCRDQRIGRDVAVKLLLDLRMSEEAVARFEREARVAGGLSSPLIVTLHDYGHGDLNGRDVPYLVMELLQGRTLAAVRNDERNSRRVLTWGAQVCAALEVAHRAGVVHRDIKPSNVMVTDDGALKVLDFGIARVVEENATRAGLTAEGTVMGTAEYMSPEQAAGKPADARSDLYSFGCLLYFLVTARPPFVTESFLGTVQLQLNGTPDPPSRHRPGLPPELDRLVLALLAKDPAARPAGAQVVREALEGMLPAPKAAGTAASGVGAAAAATVAATVPAVEPTVVDAAAVANQPTEVPGIQQAAMATPHTPTPAPAPVTPSTPAPIPIQHIPMPNPTHPPTEVGAHSPTHVVPEEFGGRGGSASSTQGPDKPGSRISRRKLLLGVGGLAGVVAAGGGAYAAVGGGGKKSGASTPLAKSSSAADVAASSSAAAVTSAPSSSDTSSAPETSAGTPATTASSSGAEAPAGGSQVTIKPAGTPVGSLDVAGQPTIAIQWIANGAALVVADDANGVQIVDVSNPAGPHKASSIPVPLSDGNLQPMLHLDYNAQRNLLVLGGAGGLSLVDVHDPKNPVQQASVPNVNGQKVADVAFNHDGTKLVVAVADNNTGSCVLDVSDPKTNPSQLSALTPADDATLQYALFTHADKYIATTTSGGGSPKFQLWNAADPHNVQPVTSTPWYDTGDDSTTRIGSALYAAETGPWHMLAVGMVSADSNSQDLQFLDFTQPQTPTKVWYLPTTSGALAFHPKLPVIAVGDARTGAATVWDMTDAAQPRQVARLAADSGFVEDLAFSPDGTLLAAAVKRDGSGNDQNAVLYFWKM
- a CDS encoding MBL fold metallo-hydrolase; this translates as MPDYTGEVTQGGPPAVRDLPALTITKVSVGPADNNAYLLRSKSTGASVLIDAANEAPTLLALIPDGLQAIITTHRHGDHWQALAAVTTATGAPTYAGRADAPAIPVPTTTPVDDGDTLHIDDIELTAIHLVGHTPGSIALLYQVPTGTPHLFTGDCLFPGGVGNTFGDSKAFTTLYDGVVTKIFDRLPDDTWVYPGHGKDTTLGAERPQLAEWRKRGW
- a CDS encoding maleylpyruvate isomerase family mycothiol-dependent enzyme, which gives rise to MTESPTIPASFDAAAGLEQITEATAHLLATVADLTDDDLRAPSLCEGWTRGHVLTHIARNADGLSNMLNTAATGEVTPMYASDAKRNADVEAGSSRPVAEQVADLRESAGRFAEAYAAAQAAGRWDTPVYRTPGATPYPAHLVPAKRLGEVLIHHVDLDLDFTPAHWSDAFTDQWFADTLARFQDRDDFPALRLDAEEEDHVYGVKAAPHDRGVVVVRGPKRALLAWLLGRAGGDGLVAVIPAGGRGPLPKLPAWA
- a CDS encoding chitinase; protein product: MKTPGPGRRRMAVRSGALLVAAIAATATALSHSASASPQAAAAGSSVFSVAPYVDMSNGQEPVLDTAITGHGLKAYTAAFIIGVGCNQEWGDTLPVGNDSFTDPEIARAKSEGASVIISSGGAAGEALAWTCTNQSSIQAGYQAIISDYGVKQLDFDVEGAAVADQSAAARNFTAMKALKSANPGLQFSMTLPVLPSGLTQDGVNILQTAKNNGVKIDVVNLMTMDYYQGQQDMGAAAVKAAQSTLAQMKAVDSSYTYANVGITPMIGVNDDGSVFTAANAATVEQFASANGVGRLAYWSIDRDQPCPGGSGGGASSTCSGVGNAKLAFADAFVPYTGSGGGTGGTTGGTTGGTTGGTTGGTTGGTTGGTTGGGSCSAAPWSASTSYVPNDVVSYNGHSWTATYWSTGVTPGSAIAWNIWKDDGAC
- a CDS encoding MBL fold metallo-hydrolase — translated: MTYHGIVHAGGPPAVHELAQLIVTKIAVGPHAANCYLLRDRLTGEQLLIDAADDAPVLIQLVNGDLAAVITTHPHRDHWRALAEVAAATGAATMAGTHDTGAIEVPTTVPLADGDKIPLGRSHLTAMHLAGDTPGALALLYDDPKGHPHLFTGDCLTGAEPHAPKPAELLTGALAALPDETWVYPARGNDSTLGAERGGLGV